A stretch of Vicinamibacteria bacterium DNA encodes these proteins:
- the pilO gene encoding type 4a pilus biogenesis protein PilO, which yields MDRMSFGSQIVVFAILGGALYGLFWWFVYSPMQQEIQNKTTQQRNLQAEVENAKTTAARLPEFRREVERKEATLQALSRILPSEKEVDDLLRKVQQLAAESSLDVLRFKPEATRPQEFYAEWPISLELDGSYHNLAYFFDRLSRLSRIVNVSNLEVDAKRDPSISSTITANCTATTFVFIEPQAAPPGAPAGAAASGAAATSGAAARR from the coding sequence ATGGATAGGATGTCGTTCGGATCGCAGATAGTGGTCTTCGCCATTTTGGGCGGCGCGCTCTACGGCCTGTTCTGGTGGTTCGTCTACTCGCCGATGCAGCAGGAGATCCAGAACAAGACGACGCAGCAAAGAAACCTCCAGGCCGAGGTCGAGAATGCCAAGACGACCGCGGCGAGGCTTCCGGAGTTTCGGCGAGAAGTCGAGCGCAAGGAGGCCACTCTCCAGGCACTCTCACGGATTCTTCCCAGCGAGAAGGAAGTCGACGATCTCCTTCGCAAGGTGCAGCAGCTCGCGGCGGAGTCGAGTCTCGACGTGTTGCGCTTCAAGCCCGAGGCGACGCGGCCTCAGGAGTTCTACGCCGAATGGCCCATCAGTCTCGAGCTCGATGGCAGCTATCACAATCTGGCTTATTTCTTCGATCGCTTGAGCCGGCTGTCACGCATCGTCAACGTGAGCAATCTCGAAGTCGACGCGAAGCGGGATCCGTCGATCTCTTCCACGATCACGGCGAACTGCACCGCGACGACTTTCGTTTTCATCGAGCCTCAGGCGGCGCCCCCCGGTGCTCCCGCGGGGGCGGCCGCAAGCGGGGCGGCGGCGACAAGCGGGGCCGCGGCGAGAAGATAG